Proteins encoded in a region of the Isosphaeraceae bacterium EP7 genome:
- a CDS encoding S24 family peptidase gives MAERLRTLRIELYGERGGPELARSLGIPVRTWYNYEAGVTVPAEVALKIVELTSVEPLWLLRGTGVKFREESGPGETRRETSVAGLLRQAIERLEQGRDSNRAEGEQGRSVHELPGTPEDHVEDGSDFVLIAVEDEGRVALSRVSGPRYIAARREWLSAERDCRCVQVEGDAMAPIISAGAYVAFAEAEEAASTLDGKLVVVWIEGQPMVRWFQYSGQFALLKTENTSAEMATTLVELDAIRASGRGIRRVLWINTPH, from the coding sequence TTGGCGGAACGCTTACGTACGCTGAGGATCGAACTGTATGGCGAGCGTGGCGGCCCCGAGCTGGCGCGTAGCCTGGGGATCCCGGTGCGGACCTGGTACAACTACGAGGCGGGCGTGACCGTCCCGGCCGAGGTCGCCCTGAAGATCGTCGAGCTGACGTCCGTGGAGCCGCTCTGGCTGCTGCGGGGCACAGGCGTGAAGTTCCGCGAGGAGTCGGGCCCGGGCGAGACCCGTCGTGAGACCAGCGTCGCAGGCCTGCTGCGCCAGGCCATCGAACGGCTCGAGCAAGGCAGGGACTCAAACAGGGCCGAGGGCGAACAGGGGCGCTCCGTCCACGAGCTTCCCGGCACCCCCGAAGACCACGTCGAAGATGGCTCGGACTTCGTCCTGATCGCGGTCGAGGACGAAGGCCGGGTGGCACTTTCGCGAGTCTCGGGGCCGCGTTACATCGCCGCCAGGCGCGAATGGCTCTCGGCCGAGCGCGACTGCCGATGCGTCCAGGTCGAGGGAGATGCCATGGCGCCGATCATCTCGGCAGGCGCCTACGTCGCATTCGCCGAGGCCGAGGAAGCCGCCTCGACGCTCGACGGAAAGCTCGTGGTCGTCTGGATCGAGGGGCAGCCGATGGTCCGCTGGTTCCAGTACAGCGGCCAGTTCGCCCTGCTGAAGACGGAGAATACCTCCGCCGAGATGGCCACCACGCTCGTCGAGCTCGACGCGATCCGCGCCTCAGGCCGGGGCATCCGCCGGGTCCTCTGGATCAACACACCTCATTGA
- a CDS encoding phytoene desaturase, with amino-acid sequence MPLDFATQDVAPRKRLESKARQTGQGKTAVVIGSGFGGLAAGIRLAAKGYGTTILEMRDKPGGRAYVYEDNGFTYDAGPTIVTVPFVLDELAALAGRTIADYATIVPCDPFYRIFFDDGRTFDYNGDTERLEGEIARFNPDDVAGYRAFLDYSRRIFDRAFTDLADHSFHSIWEMAKVAPDLIRLRADRSVYAQVSKFIKDPALRQVFSFEPLLIGGNPLRSSSIYSMIHFLERTWGVHFAMGGTGALVRGLVRLFEDLGGTIELNRRVEEIEIENGHVSGVRVQGGERLTADVVVSNGDVANTYRKLIKPEHRRKWTDRRIEKMKYAMSLFVLYFGTDRTYEHMPHHSIILGPRYQGLLGDIFDAKVVAEDFSLYLHAPTRTDPSLAPPGCECFYVLSPVPHLGGGQDWDAIKDEYADRILASLEREHLLPDVRKHVISKITFTPKDFETQLDAYQGSAFQFEPTLTQSAWFRPHNRSEDVNGLYFVGAGTHPGAGLPGVISSAKVLERFL; translated from the coding sequence ATGCCCCTCGATTTCGCCACCCAGGACGTCGCCCCGCGAAAACGCCTGGAGTCGAAGGCCCGGCAAACCGGCCAGGGCAAGACGGCGGTCGTCATCGGCAGTGGCTTCGGCGGCCTGGCCGCGGGCATCAGGCTGGCGGCCAAAGGGTACGGGACGACCATCCTGGAGATGAGAGACAAGCCGGGCGGCCGGGCCTACGTCTACGAGGACAACGGCTTCACCTACGACGCGGGCCCCACCATCGTGACCGTCCCGTTCGTCCTCGACGAGCTCGCGGCCCTGGCCGGCCGGACGATCGCCGATTACGCCACGATCGTCCCATGCGACCCGTTCTACCGGATCTTCTTCGATGATGGCCGGACCTTCGACTACAACGGAGACACGGAGCGACTCGAAGGCGAGATCGCCCGGTTCAACCCCGACGACGTGGCCGGCTATCGGGCGTTCCTCGACTACAGCCGTCGCATCTTCGACCGGGCCTTCACCGACCTGGCCGATCACTCGTTCCACTCGATCTGGGAGATGGCCAAGGTCGCGCCCGACCTCATCCGCCTCCGCGCCGATCGTTCGGTGTATGCCCAGGTGTCGAAGTTCATCAAGGACCCCGCGCTGCGGCAGGTCTTCAGCTTCGAGCCGCTGCTGATCGGCGGCAACCCGCTCCGCTCGTCGTCGATCTACTCGATGATCCACTTCCTCGAACGGACCTGGGGCGTCCACTTCGCCATGGGTGGGACCGGGGCGCTCGTCCGCGGCCTGGTCCGGCTGTTCGAAGACCTGGGCGGCACGATCGAGCTGAACCGTCGTGTCGAGGAGATCGAGATCGAGAACGGGCATGTTTCGGGCGTGCGAGTGCAGGGGGGCGAGCGGCTGACGGCCGATGTGGTCGTCTCCAACGGCGACGTGGCAAACACCTACCGCAAGCTGATCAAGCCCGAGCACCGGCGGAAGTGGACCGACCGGCGGATCGAGAAGATGAAGTATGCCATGTCGCTCTTCGTGCTCTACTTCGGCACGGATCGGACCTACGAGCACATGCCTCACCACTCGATTATCCTGGGGCCGAGGTACCAGGGGCTGCTCGGCGACATCTTCGACGCGAAGGTGGTGGCCGAGGACTTCTCGCTCTACCTGCATGCCCCGACCCGGACCGACCCGAGCCTGGCGCCACCGGGCTGCGAGTGCTTCTACGTCCTCAGCCCGGTGCCGCACCTGGGGGGCGGCCAGGATTGGGACGCCATCAAGGATGAATACGCCGATCGGATCCTGGCCTCGCTCGAACGCGAGCACCTGCTCCCGGACGTCCGCAAGCATGTCATCTCGAAGATCACCTTCACGCCCAAAGACTTCGAGACGCAGCTCGACGCCTACCAGGGTTCCGCATTCCAGTTCGAGCCGACGCTGACTCAATCCGCCTGGTTCCGGCCTCATAACCGGAGCGAGGATGTGAACGGGCTCTACTTCGTCGGCGCGGGGACGCACCCTGGCGCGGGCCTGCCCGGAGTCATCAGCAGCGCGAAGGTGCTGGAGCGGTTCCTTTGA
- a CDS encoding polyprenyl synthetase family protein translates to MPELASSATCSASAEVSPARDRERVDRYLTAFLAQTGRKYASNPHVRPLYEAASEFVVRGGKRLRPRLCLASYRILQGGSEPPPRPVWLCAASLEILHAFMLVHDDLIDASLLRRDRATLHEDLRLRSSTPECPTTRKSAADLALISGDLLCSLGLRLIARSGLDDSRLGRVHRLVADMMLETGLGEALDVLYGNCPLDTLDEEHVVEAYLRKTARYSVSGPLVLGAVLAGAPSSVCRALDKFGDLLGFGYQVRNDLEGLEADETSGDHADLDSGKRTYVLMRAYRASTERGRRAIEDALEAPAGVLRRHRLLALIRNSGAIESSRDTLMNLQREAVEALRASSIEPAQRRSFVALMDLFGFPTPPQATPASVIGEPCPVTVT, encoded by the coding sequence ATGCCCGAGCTTGCAAGTTCCGCGACGTGCTCGGCATCGGCGGAAGTCTCGCCCGCCCGCGATCGCGAGCGGGTCGACCGTTATTTGACGGCGTTCCTCGCCCAGACCGGGCGGAAGTACGCCTCCAACCCCCACGTCCGGCCGCTGTACGAGGCGGCCTCGGAGTTCGTGGTGCGGGGGGGCAAGCGGCTCAGGCCCCGTCTCTGCCTGGCCAGCTACCGGATCTTGCAAGGCGGGAGCGAGCCTCCGCCCAGGCCGGTCTGGCTCTGCGCCGCGAGCCTGGAGATCCTCCACGCCTTCATGCTCGTGCACGATGACCTGATCGACGCCAGCCTGCTCAGGCGCGACCGGGCGACCCTGCACGAAGACCTTCGCCTCCGGTCGAGCACGCCCGAGTGCCCCACCACCCGGAAATCGGCCGCCGACCTGGCCCTGATCTCCGGCGACCTGCTCTGCTCGCTGGGCCTGCGGCTCATCGCCCGGTCGGGCCTCGACGACTCGCGGCTTGGCCGCGTCCATCGGCTGGTCGCCGACATGATGCTGGAGACGGGACTGGGCGAGGCGCTCGACGTCCTCTATGGCAATTGCCCACTCGACACGCTCGACGAGGAACATGTCGTCGAGGCCTACCTGCGTAAGACCGCCCGCTACAGCGTCTCGGGCCCCCTGGTCCTGGGGGCCGTCCTGGCCGGGGCGCCTTCCTCGGTCTGCCGGGCGCTCGACAAGTTCGGCGACCTGCTCGGCTTCGGCTACCAGGTGCGCAACGACCTGGAGGGGCTCGAGGCCGACGAGACGTCCGGCGATCACGCGGACCTCGACTCGGGCAAGCGAACGTACGTTCTGATGCGTGCCTATCGGGCCTCGACGGAGCGCGGTCGACGCGCCATCGAAGACGCACTGGAGGCACCCGCGGGAGTCCTGAGGCGGCATCGCCTGCTGGCCCTGATCCGCAACAGCGGGGCCATCGAGTCGAGCCGCGACACGCTCATGAATCTCCAGCGAGAAGCGGTCGAGGCGCTCCGGGCCTCGTCAATCGAGCCGGCCCAGCGGCGTTCCTTCGTCGCCCTGATGGACCTTTTCGGCTTCCCGACGCCGCCGCAGGCCACCCCTGCTTCGGTGATCGGCGAGCCTTGCCCGGTGACGGTCACCTGA
- a CDS encoding aldolase/citrate lyase family protein: MLRIKPLLAEGKVVRLFGVGQLFLPKLVEIVGRHSGFDGLWIDAEHAGLTMKEIELATLAADAAGLDHFVRMPATDYASVMRALEAGAHGIMVSMVREAADAEQAVRWAKFWPRGERGMNGGNRDGRFGLTPLSEYVVDANAETFVGIQIETASAIEQIDAIAAVPDVDLLFVGPADLSQVLGVPGQFEHPKCLAAIEKIAEACARAGKPWGTVPRGPEYAARMEALGCRMFVIGIDIHVVHAGIRAALERYATLGT; the protein is encoded by the coding sequence ATGCTCCGGATCAAGCCGCTACTAGCCGAGGGGAAGGTCGTCCGCCTCTTCGGCGTCGGCCAGCTGTTCCTCCCCAAACTGGTCGAGATCGTCGGCCGCCACTCCGGCTTCGACGGCCTCTGGATCGACGCCGAGCACGCGGGCCTGACGATGAAGGAGATCGAGCTGGCCACCCTGGCGGCCGACGCGGCGGGGCTCGATCACTTCGTCCGGATGCCCGCGACCGACTATGCCTCGGTCATGCGGGCGCTCGAAGCGGGCGCGCACGGCATCATGGTGAGCATGGTCCGGGAGGCGGCCGACGCCGAGCAGGCGGTGCGCTGGGCCAAGTTCTGGCCGAGGGGCGAGCGCGGCATGAATGGAGGCAATCGGGATGGCCGGTTCGGGCTGACCCCGCTTTCCGAGTATGTGGTCGACGCTAACGCGGAGACGTTCGTCGGCATCCAGATCGAGACCGCCTCGGCGATTGAGCAGATCGACGCAATCGCCGCGGTGCCCGACGTCGACCTCCTGTTCGTCGGCCCCGCCGACCTCAGCCAGGTCCTGGGCGTGCCCGGCCAGTTCGAGCATCCGAAGTGCCTGGCGGCGATCGAGAAGATCGCCGAGGCCTGTGCCCGCGCGGGCAAACCCTGGGGGACCGTGCCGCGTGGGCCCGAATATGCCGCGAGGATGGAGGCCCTGGGCTGCCGGATGTTCGTCATCGGCATCGATATCCACGTCGTCCACGCCGGGATCCGGGCCGCGCTGGAGCGGTACGCGACACTTGGCACCTGA
- a CDS encoding RraA family protein has protein sequence MATAILNETQLEELRRYNTPTIANAIEIFDVRPRHVGFLPHEIRCLLPEIGPIIGYAVTSQTRALPRQDDEPTADLLGDYLRYVAAQPGPKIAVGSDLDDPPGLGAQFGEVTATIHKKLGCVGHITDGCPRDLDEVANLDFALFGRNPCVSHGYVRLVGYGKPVRLAGVEIKPGDLLHADKHGVCIIPHEIASRLAAACAAVEAMERPLLNACTTENFSLENYIDLRNEAKVTIRE, from the coding sequence ATGGCGACAGCGATCCTCAATGAGACGCAGCTCGAAGAGCTGCGCCGGTACAACACGCCGACGATCGCGAACGCGATCGAGATCTTCGACGTCCGCCCGCGCCATGTTGGCTTCCTGCCTCATGAGATCCGCTGCCTCCTGCCCGAGATAGGCCCGATCATCGGCTACGCGGTGACGTCGCAGACCAGGGCGCTGCCCAGGCAAGACGATGAGCCGACGGCTGACCTGCTCGGAGACTATCTCCGCTACGTCGCCGCCCAGCCAGGTCCGAAGATCGCCGTGGGGAGTGACCTCGACGATCCGCCGGGTCTTGGAGCCCAGTTCGGCGAGGTGACGGCCACGATCCACAAGAAGCTCGGCTGCGTGGGGCACATCACCGACGGCTGTCCGCGCGACCTCGACGAGGTGGCCAATCTGGACTTCGCCCTCTTCGGCCGCAACCCCTGCGTCAGCCACGGCTACGTCCGCCTGGTCGGCTACGGCAAGCCTGTCCGCCTCGCGGGCGTCGAGATCAAGCCCGGCGACCTTCTGCACGCCGATAAGCACGGCGTCTGCATCATCCCGCATGAAATCGCCTCCAGGCTCGCCGCGGCCTGCGCCGCCGTCGAGGCCATGGAGCGACCGCTGCTGAACGCCTGCACGACCGAGAACTTCTCGCTGGAAAACTACATCGACTTGCGGAACGAGGCCAAGGTGACGATCCGTGAGTGA
- a CDS encoding carbon storage regulator — protein MLVLSRKRSERILIGDDIRIIVVKLDKNQVRLGIEAPQGISIIREELLGDVEDLEARKAWRESVTLTGSGS, from the coding sequence ATGCTCGTACTCAGCCGCAAGCGGTCGGAACGGATTTTGATCGGCGACGACATCCGGATCATCGTCGTCAAGCTCGACAAGAATCAGGTCAGGCTCGGGATCGAGGCCCCCCAGGGCATCTCCATCATCCGCGAAGAACTGTTGGGTGATGTCGAAGACCTGGAGGCTCGCAAGGCCTGGCGTGAGAGCGTGACCCTGACCGGCAGCGGTTCCTGA
- a CDS encoding P-II family nitrogen regulator, with the protein MVCIIATVKPYRAQAVLAALEGVEILGGTVREAMGYGRQKNRLSRYLGSEYNSSFLPKVELTLFVRAVDAEAAVRAIQGQARTGRIGDGKIMIVPCLGEAVIWGPDDGGSMRCVDPEDPADAPA; encoded by the coding sequence TTGGTCTGCATCATCGCGACGGTCAAGCCGTATCGAGCCCAGGCGGTTCTGGCGGCCCTGGAAGGGGTCGAGATCCTGGGAGGGACCGTCCGCGAGGCGATGGGCTATGGCCGGCAGAAGAACCGGCTGAGCCGCTATCTGGGCAGCGAGTATAACTCGTCGTTCCTGCCCAAGGTGGAATTGACCCTCTTCGTGCGGGCCGTGGATGCCGAGGCGGCCGTGCGGGCCATTCAGGGGCAGGCCCGCACGGGTCGAATCGGCGACGGCAAGATCATGATCGTCCCCTGCCTGGGCGAGGCGGTCATCTGGGGCCCCGATGACGGCGGGTCAATGAGGTGTGTTGATCCAGAGGACCCGGCGGATGCCCCGGCCTGA
- the ggt gene encoding gamma-glutamyltransferase yields MTARRLGPIAALAAYVLTPMIMPNQSAAQDRPSGPLHKTRSAVIARGGMAATSQPLATAAAIRVLQQGGNAVDAAIAANAVLGVVEPMSCGMGGDLFAIVWDAKGKKLHGLNGSGRAPAAASLDYYKSKGMASIPTSGPLSWSVPGCVDAWEMLRSRFGTKPLAELLAPAIEYAEFGFPVSEIIAADWQGSTRSLSRIPTSAATYLPGSQPPRTGDVFKNPGLTRSLKLVAEGGRDAFYKGPIAASIADYSKSVDGLLALGDLQTHKGTWVEPVSTNYRGYDVWELPPNGQGIAALQMLNLLEPYDLKSMGSNSAEALHLLIEAKKLAYEDRARYYADPEFSKVPVATLISKEYARTRGELIKLDRANDKPEPGVILEADTIYMTVVDKDFNAVSLIQSNFSGFGSQHVPGSLGFALQNRGCSFSLDPASTNRLEPGKRPFHTIIPAFVTKDGHPWMTFGLMGGDMQAQGHAQVIVNMVDFGMDVQEAGDSARFRHAGSSDPTGAKADGSGSVALESGIEDEVRRKLQALGHRLVEGKGGFGGYQAIRMDIDRGVLMGGSDPRKDGMAAGY; encoded by the coding sequence ATGACCGCCCGACGACTCGGACCGATCGCCGCCCTGGCTGCCTACGTCCTGACCCCGATGATCATGCCAAATCAAAGCGCGGCGCAGGACAGGCCGAGCGGGCCGCTGCACAAGACACGGTCGGCGGTGATCGCCCGCGGGGGGATGGCCGCGACCAGCCAGCCCCTGGCGACCGCCGCGGCGATCCGGGTCTTGCAGCAGGGGGGCAATGCGGTCGACGCCGCCATCGCGGCGAACGCCGTGCTCGGCGTCGTCGAGCCGATGTCGTGCGGCATGGGCGGCGACCTCTTCGCCATCGTCTGGGACGCCAAGGGGAAGAAGCTCCACGGCCTGAATGGCAGCGGCCGTGCCCCGGCCGCCGCGAGCCTCGACTATTACAAGTCGAAGGGGATGGCCAGCATCCCCACGAGCGGCCCGCTGTCGTGGTCGGTGCCCGGCTGCGTCGACGCCTGGGAGATGCTCCGGTCCAGGTTCGGCACCAAGCCCCTGGCCGAACTGCTGGCCCCCGCCATCGAATACGCCGAGTTCGGGTTCCCCGTCAGCGAGATCATCGCCGCCGACTGGCAGGGCTCGACACGATCCCTCTCCAGGATCCCGACCTCCGCCGCAACCTATCTGCCCGGCAGCCAGCCGCCCAGGACGGGCGACGTCTTCAAGAACCCGGGGCTCACCCGCTCCCTGAAACTGGTCGCCGAGGGGGGCCGCGACGCCTTCTACAAGGGGCCGATCGCCGCGTCGATCGCCGATTATTCGAAGTCGGTTGACGGCTTGCTGGCCCTGGGCGATCTCCAAACCCACAAGGGGACCTGGGTCGAGCCCGTCTCGACGAACTATCGTGGTTATGACGTCTGGGAGCTGCCCCCCAACGGCCAGGGGATCGCGGCGCTCCAGATGCTGAACCTCCTGGAGCCCTACGACCTGAAGTCGATGGGGTCGAATTCCGCGGAGGCCCTGCACCTGCTGATCGAGGCCAAGAAGCTGGCCTACGAGGACCGGGCCAGGTATTACGCCGATCCCGAGTTCTCCAAGGTGCCAGTGGCCACACTCATTTCCAAGGAATATGCCAGGACCCGCGGGGAGCTGATCAAGCTGGATCGGGCCAATGACAAGCCCGAGCCGGGCGTGATCCTTGAGGCCGACACCATCTATATGACGGTGGTGGACAAGGACTTCAACGCGGTCAGCCTGATCCAAAGCAACTTCAGCGGCTTCGGCTCGCAGCACGTTCCGGGCTCGCTCGGCTTCGCGCTCCAGAACCGCGGATGTTCCTTCTCGCTCGACCCCGCCAGTACCAACCGCCTGGAGCCCGGCAAACGCCCGTTCCACACGATCATCCCCGCGTTCGTCACCAAAGACGGGCACCCCTGGATGACCTTCGGATTAATGGGTGGCGACATGCAGGCGCAGGGGCACGCCCAGGTGATCGTGAACATGGTCGACTTCGGCATGGACGTGCAGGAAGCGGGCGACTCCGCGCGGTTCCGCCACGCCGGGTCGAGCGACCCGACCGGCGCGAAGGCCGACGGCTCGGGGTCGGTTGCGCTGGAGTCGGGCATCGAGGACGAGGTCCGCCGCAAGCTGCAAGCCCTGGGGCATCGGCTCGTCGAGGGGAAGGGGGGCTTCGGCGGCTACCAGGCGATCCGGATGGACATCGACCGGGGCGTGCTGATGGGGGGCTCGGACCCGCGCAAGGACGGCATGGCGGCCGGCTACTAA
- a CDS encoding phytoene/squalene synthase family protein codes for MSVKTCTDEANERGTRVCRRVTRSYAKTFYFASTCLPRKTRAHAYAVYGFCRWADNGVDDAASPAEAVARLDFARASLDDAYGRGPVAPGLSAFRRTVRERSIPRPLFDDLLDGMEMDLTVRQYEDFAALDLYCYRVAGVVGLMMTHLFGYRDDRCFPQALALGTAMQLTNILRDVGEDSAMGRVYLPQDELRRFGVTEAQIARGDVNDGFRDLMTFQIGRARHYYAEAEAGVAWLEGASSRLTVRVMGRLYGGILGAIERQGLDVFRSRARVSGARKLATLAACQGEGWADAARRFWL; via the coding sequence TTGAGCGTCAAGACCTGCACCGACGAGGCCAACGAGCGCGGGACGCGCGTCTGCCGGCGGGTGACCCGGTCGTACGCCAAAACCTTCTACTTCGCCTCGACCTGCCTGCCTCGTAAGACCCGCGCCCATGCCTATGCCGTGTACGGTTTCTGCCGCTGGGCGGATAATGGGGTCGACGACGCCGCGAGCCCGGCCGAGGCCGTCGCGCGGCTGGACTTCGCTCGGGCCTCGCTCGACGATGCTTATGGACGAGGGCCGGTCGCGCCCGGATTGTCCGCGTTCCGCCGGACCGTCCGCGAGCGTTCGATTCCCCGGCCGCTGTTCGACGACCTGCTCGACGGCATGGAAATGGACCTGACCGTCCGCCAATACGAGGATTTCGCCGCGCTCGACCTCTACTGCTACCGAGTGGCCGGAGTCGTCGGCCTGATGATGACCCATCTCTTCGGCTATCGCGACGACCGCTGCTTCCCCCAGGCTCTGGCGCTCGGCACCGCGATGCAGCTCACCAATATCCTGCGTGACGTGGGCGAGGACTCGGCGATGGGCCGCGTCTATCTGCCGCAGGATGAGCTTCGTCGGTTTGGCGTGACCGAAGCTCAGATTGCACGAGGGGACGTCAACGACGGATTCCGCGACTTGATGACGTTCCAGATCGGGCGTGCCAGGCACTATTACGCCGAGGCCGAGGCGGGCGTGGCCTGGTTGGAAGGGGCGTCGAGTCGCTTGACGGTCCGGGTGATGGGGCGGCTCTACGGCGGGATCCTGGGGGCGATCGAGCGGCAAGGCCTGGATGTGTTCCGGTCGCGGGCCCGGGTGTCGGGGGCCCGAAAACTCGCCACGCTGGCCGCCTGCCAGGGCGAGGGGTGGGCTGATGCGGCTCGCCGGTTCTGGCTCTGA
- a CDS encoding DUF1570 domain-containing protein: MTHPPSILTRLVVLGIVLAPPSPLRGDLLYFKGGGRAQVAARVEGDSVIVDAPMGKLAFLRSDFLKLVPGFDPRGAWPARREAVRDAPAEAQFREAWWALENGLPREAVALLRDLHVGHPDHQPTARMIAAYDRLCVPIEDPDLSSLTPALAQVGRPHRTAHLLLYHEGPPEEVAERAEMLEDVVSAYQLILTGWGLDLKPPAHRLPSIYLKSRANYLELLGQQGSAAFATTRGYYHPTLRVVFAYDTRGDEAQARSRSRIAAVQRQVDGFETMLSRVPESGRVLIEATGADGSRRVTKAEAGRVLDDKVRDLRRLRMLADLDWRAIDLGIAAHETIHQLAVETGLVRRFDDLPTWLHEGLAAQFEVVRGGRWAGFRRAHDLRLPDARKLSPPPPLEPLVRGRGFGPGYDRDRYAAAWSLVDFLANEAPVGFVSFLEILRTSPPKLADDRGDRAWNAFKLSLTAPTSDLQRDWHRHLNDRRTPLEEEAPPP; the protein is encoded by the coding sequence ATGACCCATCCGCCCTCCATACTGACGCGGCTCGTCGTCCTTGGGATCGTCCTCGCGCCCCCGTCACCCCTTCGCGGCGACTTGTTGTACTTCAAAGGGGGGGGACGGGCGCAGGTCGCGGCTCGCGTCGAGGGCGATTCGGTCATTGTCGACGCCCCGATGGGGAAGCTCGCCTTCCTGCGATCGGATTTCTTGAAGCTCGTCCCGGGGTTCGACCCCCGGGGGGCCTGGCCGGCACGACGCGAGGCCGTCCGCGACGCGCCGGCCGAGGCCCAATTCCGCGAGGCCTGGTGGGCCCTGGAAAACGGCCTGCCGCGCGAGGCCGTCGCCCTGCTTCGCGACCTTCATGTCGGGCACCCCGATCATCAGCCCACGGCCCGGATGATCGCCGCCTATGACAGGCTCTGCGTCCCCATCGAAGATCCCGACCTCTCCTCGCTCACGCCGGCCCTGGCCCAGGTCGGCCGCCCGCATCGCACGGCTCATCTCCTTCTGTATCATGAAGGGCCCCCCGAGGAGGTCGCCGAACGGGCCGAGATGCTCGAGGACGTGGTCTCGGCCTACCAGCTGATCCTGACCGGTTGGGGACTCGACCTGAAGCCTCCCGCGCATCGGCTCCCCTCGATCTATCTGAAGTCGCGAGCGAACTATCTCGAACTCCTCGGGCAGCAGGGCTCGGCGGCGTTCGCCACCACCCGGGGCTATTACCACCCGACGCTCAGAGTCGTCTTCGCCTACGACACCCGGGGCGACGAGGCCCAGGCCCGATCCAGGTCGCGGATCGCGGCCGTGCAACGCCAAGTTGACGGCTTCGAGACCATGCTGTCGCGAGTTCCGGAATCGGGTCGGGTGCTCATCGAGGCGACCGGTGCCGACGGCAGCCGGAGAGTCACCAAGGCGGAAGCCGGCCGGGTCCTCGACGACAAGGTGCGCGACCTCCGGCGCCTTCGGATGCTGGCCGATCTCGACTGGCGCGCAATCGACCTGGGGATTGCCGCCCACGAGACGATCCATCAGCTGGCCGTCGAGACCGGGCTCGTCCGCCGCTTCGACGACCTGCCGACCTGGCTGCACGAAGGGTTGGCCGCGCAATTCGAGGTCGTCCGGGGTGGCCGCTGGGCCGGATTCCGCAGGGCCCACGACCTGAGGCTCCCCGATGCCCGCAAGCTCTCGCCCCCGCCTCCGCTGGAACCCCTCGTCCGGGGTCGAGGTTTCGGGCCCGGCTACGACCGCGACCGCTATGCCGCCGCCTGGTCGCTCGTCGACTTCCTCGCCAATGAAGCCCCCGTGGGCTTCGTCTCGTTCCTCGAGATCCTTCGCACCTCGCCCCCGAAGTTAGCCGATGATCGGGGCGATCGGGCCTGGAACGCCTTCAAGCTCAGCCTGACCGCTCCGACATCGGACCTTCAGCGAGACTGGCATCGCCACCTGAACGATCGCCGGACACCCCTCGAAGAGGAAGCCCCGCCCCCATAG
- a CDS encoding FHA domain-containing protein, producing the protein MDYQLSVLKGRSASNVVKLAGGVTTVGRQEDCQLRINSSQVSRRHCELYESKGKLMVKDLGSSNGTLVNGQKVEKPVALKNGDTLTVGPIKFRIDQISELASRTPVKVASVRAAAPGDTAISEALIDDSIDDETFELDFGEEPTTIPGVDPPKTVTGSPPKKAPETDVDVIPLQKEAAIGEDAVADFLLDLKIDEDD; encoded by the coding sequence ATGGATTATCAGCTATCCGTCCTGAAGGGACGGAGCGCTTCGAACGTGGTCAAACTAGCCGGGGGCGTGACCACGGTCGGGCGGCAGGAAGACTGCCAGCTCCGTATCAACTCTTCTCAGGTCAGCCGCAGGCACTGCGAGCTGTACGAGAGCAAGGGGAAGCTCATGGTCAAGGACCTGGGCAGCTCCAACGGCACGCTCGTCAACGGCCAGAAGGTGGAGAAGCCCGTCGCGCTGAAGAACGGCGACACCCTCACCGTCGGCCCGATCAAGTTCCGGATTGATCAGATCAGCGAGCTCGCCTCCAGGACTCCGGTGAAGGTCGCCTCGGTCAGGGCCGCCGCGCCGGGCGACACGGCGATCAGCGAGGCCCTCATCGACGACAGCATCGACGACGAGACCTTCGAGCTCGACTTCGGCGAGGAGCCGACCACCATCCCGGGAGTCGATCCACCCAAGACGGTCACGGGCTCGCCCCCGAAGAAGGCGCCCGAGACCGACGTCGACGTGATCCCGCTCCAGAAGGAAGCCGCGATCGGTGAGGACGCCGTCGCCGACTTCCTGCTCGACCTGAAGATCGACGAGGACGACTGA